The following are encoded together in the Melitaea cinxia chromosome 22, ilMelCinx1.1, whole genome shotgun sequence genome:
- the LOC123664615 gene encoding uncharacterized protein LOC123664615: MVVTRKLKYDTPRLHMGGVDIVLASEIKLLGVVIDHKLTFNAHVANVCRRALAFYHQLARAAKASWGLHPEVIRTIYRAVVEPVILYAAAVWAPAVDKLGVRKQLNVVQRGFAQKLCRAYRTTSLNSALLLAGILPLDLRVREAANLYEARRGVPQRVIGDREVERMSSALRSPHPASHIDLEFKRLADQEQFTANSEHAFNIFTDGSKIEGKVGAALSVWAGAAETKTLKLALPSYCTVYQAELLAICRAARMAADTLAGSVGIYSDSLSALLTLENPVAPHPLAVEARGHLRRALLRDKRVSLFWIKAHAGLEGNERADHLAKEAALRSKRAFDYDSCPVSFIRRSIRMQSLDEWNQRYRAGETAGVTRVFFPDAIAAYKITRKIGVDWFVTQALTGHGGFSEYLYRFKCKESPSCVCDPGCSESVLHVLLECPAFAYERLRLEHQTGVQMVERNLYDHNPTSKSKINYRKGNHD, from the coding sequence CCTGGCGAGCGAGATCAAGCTGCTGGGGGTCGTCATAGATCACAAACTCACCTTCAACGCCCACGTCGCGAACGTCTGCAGGCGCGCGCTCGCCTTTTATCACCAGCTGGCCCGTGCGGCTAAGGCCAGCTGGGGTCTCCATCCTGAAGTAATCCGCACTATTTACAGGGCGGTGGTTGAGCCCGTGATTTTGTATGCGGCTGCCGTCTGGGCGCCGGCCGTGGACAAGCTCGGTGTTCGCAAGCAGCTGAACGTGGTCCAGCGGGGCTTCGCGCAGAAGCTTTGCAGGGCATACCGAACCACCTCTCTGAACTCTGCATTGTTGCTCGCTGGGATACTCCCCCTCGACCTCCGTGTCCGCGAAGCCGCGAATTTGTACGAGGCGAGACGGGGGGTCCCCCAGCGGGTGATAGGGGATCGAGAGGTGGAGCGGATGTCCTCGGCTCTGCGGTCTCCGCACCCCGCCTCTCATATCGACCTCGAGTTCAAGCGCCTGGCGGACCAAGAACAGTTTACCGCAAACAGCGAGCACGCCTTTAATATCTTCACGGACGGAAGCAAGATTGAGGGCAAAGTGGGCGCGGCGCTGTCCGTATGGGCTGGCGCCGCCGAAACCAAAACCCTCAAGCTTGCTTTGCCGTCTTATTGTACGGTCTACCAGGCGGAACTCTTGGCGATATGTCGGGCGGCACGGATGGCCGCGGACACCTTGGCTGGATCCGTCGGGATTTATTCCGACTCCTTGTCGGCACTGCTCACGCTGGAGAACCCGGTAGCCCCCCATCCCCTAGCCGTTGAAGCGCGGGGACACCTGCGAAGGGCTCTGCTCCGGGACAAACGTGTTAGTTTGTTCTGGATCAAAGCCCACGCAGGGCTGGAGGGCAATGAGCGTGCCGACCATctggccaaggaggctgcgctgaGGTCTAAACGCGCTTTTGACTATGACAGCTGCCCGGTTTCATTCATCAGGCGGAGCATTCGCATGCAATCGCTTGATGAATGGAACCAGCGGTATCGAGCCGGCGAAACGGCTGGTGTCACCAGGGTGTTCTTCCCTGACGCGATAGCCGCGTACAAAATCACGAggaaaataggggtggactggtTTGTCACCCAGGCGTTGACGGGGCATGGCGGATTCTCCGAATACTTGTACCGCTTCAAGTGTAAGGAGAGTccgtcgtgcgtctgcgaccctggGTGCTCCGAGTCCGTCCTCCACGTCCTCCTGGAGTGTCCTGCATTTGCCTACGAGAGGCTTAGATTAGAACACCAAACGGGTGTGCAAATGGTGGAAAGGAACCT